The Micropterus dolomieu isolate WLL.071019.BEF.003 ecotype Adirondacks linkage group LG22, ASM2129224v1, whole genome shotgun sequence genome contains a region encoding:
- the sv2 gene encoding synaptic vesicle glycoprotein 2B isoform X1: protein MSRHVHTGDEEAREPLLTGNDHLEPHELDSDEGEIIFDKAATNIRHNSDGNAQRRLTYEEAVEEAGFGLFHWLLLVVCGWANASDAVEILCVSFLLPTARCDLLLSSSDMGLLTASIFLGMMVGGYMWGYLADRRGRRRVLVVSLTVNGLFGGLASVAPWFWLFLLLRFISGIGVGGSIPVIFSYFSEFMPRLRRGAMISALATFWMAGNIVAAGLAWLVIPRTWARFSLGSLDFQSWRLFVVLCSVPSLTSALLFRLLMPESPKFLMEAAREKEAIHVFKAMFELNMWGKGKDFPEFGLRTSSKQRGESEETRTQGSRGETLGCILKKALVPIKQMFNGQFKSRSIVLLIVFYCISFGYYGLWMWFPELFERIEDGGSPCANVSLLSPLPNQSCYPVKTAVYMEGFVIAASNLPGNIFTILMMDSTGGKALLSCSLLVSSLSVMLIYLVKTKAQSLALSCVFSGVSVISWNALDVVGTELYPTHIRSSALGFFTGVARVAAITGNVVFGNLVDTNCAVPILLVSALLLTGGLVSLLLPQTRQTELT from the exons ATGTCTCGTCACGTGCATACCGGAGACGAGGAAGCGCGTGAGCCGCTTCTCACCGGTAACGATCACCTGGAGCCACACGAGCTGGACTCAGATGAAG gTGAAATCATTTTTGACAAGGCCGCAACAAACATCAGACACAATAGTGATGGGAATGCACAGAGAAGATTAACGTACGAGGAAGCAGTAGAGGAAGCAG GTTTTGGTTTGTTCCACTGGCTGCTGTTGGTAGTGTGTGGTTGGGCCAATGCCAGTGATGCCGTGGAGattctctgtgtgtctttccTTCTGCCAACCGCGCGCTGCGATCTGCTGCTGAGCTCTTCGGACATGGGCCTGCTGACTGCCAGCATTTTCCTTG GAATGATGGTGGGTGGCTACATGTGGGGATACTTGGCTGACCGGAGGGGGCGTCGCAGGGTCTTGGTGGTGTCCCTGACAGTCAACGGGCTGTTTGGAGGTCTAGCCAGCGTGGCTCCGTGGTTCTGGCTCTTCCTGCTGCTACGGTTCATCAGCGGCATCGG GGTCGGCGGGTCTATTCCTGTTATCTTCTCCTACTTCTCAGAGTTTATGCCCCGTCTCAGGAGAGGTGCAATGATCAGCGCTCTGGCAACCTTCTGGATGGCAGGAAACATCGTGGCTGCAG GTCTGGCCTGGTTGGTGATTCCAAGAACCTGGGCACGCTTTTCTCTGGGATCACTAGACTTCCAGAGCTGGAGACTGTTTGTGGTCCTGTGCTCTGTTCCCAGCCTCACCTCAGCCCTCCTCTTTAGGCTGCTCATGCCCGAAAGCCCCAAGTTCCTCATGGAG GCTGCCCGGGAGAAGGAGGCGATTCATGTCTTCAAAGCGATGTTTGAGCTGAACATGTGGGGAAAAGGAAAGGATTTCCCA GAATTTGGTTTACGCACTAGCTCCAAGCAAAGAGGGGAATCAGAGGAGACCAGAACTCAGGGTTCACGTGGAGAGACACTTGGCTGTATTTTGAAAAAG GCCTTGGTGCCcattaaacaaatgtttaacgGTCAGTTCAAATCCAGGAGCATCGTGCTGCTCATTGTCTTCtactgcatttcatttgg ttattatGGGCTGTGGATGTGGTTCCCGGAGCTGTTTGAGAGAATTGAGGACGGTGGCTCGCCATGTGCCAACGTGTCCCTCCTGTCTCCACTCCCCAACCAAAGCTGCTACCCAGTCAAAACAGCAG TGTATATGGAGGGCTTCGTCATCGCTGCCTCCAACTTACCTGGAAACATCTTCACCATTCTTATGATGGACAGCACGGGAGGAAAGGCACTTCTGT cTTGCAGCCTGCTGGTGTCCAGTCTGAGCGTCATGCTCATCTATTTGGTCAAGACCAAAGCCCAGAGCCTGGCCCTCTCCTGTGTCTTCAGCGGCGTGTCAGTGATCTCCTGGAACGCCTTGGATGTGGTGGGGACAGAGCTCTACCCGACCCATATACG gtcCTCTGCTCTCGGTTTCTTCACAGGAGTGGCCCGAGTGGCAGCGATCACGGGTAACGTGGTCTTTGGAAACTTGGTGGACACAAACTGTGCCGTACCAATCCTGCTGGTGTCAGCTCTGCTGCTGACTGGAGGACTGGTGTCTCTCCTGCTTCCGCAAACCAGGCAGACTGAGCTCACCTGA
- the sv2 gene encoding synaptic vesicle glycoprotein 2B isoform X2: protein MSRHVHTGDEEAREPLLTGNDHLEPHELDSDEGEIIFDKAATNIRHNSDGNAQRRLTYEEAVEEAGFGLFHWLLLVVCGWANASDAVEILCVSFLLPTARCDLLLSSSDMGLLTASIFLGMMVGGYMWGYLADRRGRRRVLVVSLTVNGLFGGLASVAPWFWLFLLLRFISGIGVGGSIPVIFSYFSEFMPRLRRGAMISALATFWMAGNIVAAGLAWLVIPRTWARFSLGSLDFQSWRLFVVLCSVPSLTSALLFRLLMPESPKFLMEAAREKEAIHVFKAMFELNMWGKGKDFPEFGLRTSSKQRGESEETRTQGSRGETLGCILKKALVPIKQMFNGQFKSRSIVLLIVFYCISFGYYGLWMWFPELFERIEDGGSPCANVSLLSPLPNQSCYPVKTAVYMEGFVIAASNLPGNIFTILMMDSTGGKALLSCSLLVSSLSVMLIYLVKTKAQSLALSCVFSGVSVISWNALDVVGTELYPTHIRSGPSGSDHG from the exons ATGTCTCGTCACGTGCATACCGGAGACGAGGAAGCGCGTGAGCCGCTTCTCACCGGTAACGATCACCTGGAGCCACACGAGCTGGACTCAGATGAAG gTGAAATCATTTTTGACAAGGCCGCAACAAACATCAGACACAATAGTGATGGGAATGCACAGAGAAGATTAACGTACGAGGAAGCAGTAGAGGAAGCAG GTTTTGGTTTGTTCCACTGGCTGCTGTTGGTAGTGTGTGGTTGGGCCAATGCCAGTGATGCCGTGGAGattctctgtgtgtctttccTTCTGCCAACCGCGCGCTGCGATCTGCTGCTGAGCTCTTCGGACATGGGCCTGCTGACTGCCAGCATTTTCCTTG GAATGATGGTGGGTGGCTACATGTGGGGATACTTGGCTGACCGGAGGGGGCGTCGCAGGGTCTTGGTGGTGTCCCTGACAGTCAACGGGCTGTTTGGAGGTCTAGCCAGCGTGGCTCCGTGGTTCTGGCTCTTCCTGCTGCTACGGTTCATCAGCGGCATCGG GGTCGGCGGGTCTATTCCTGTTATCTTCTCCTACTTCTCAGAGTTTATGCCCCGTCTCAGGAGAGGTGCAATGATCAGCGCTCTGGCAACCTTCTGGATGGCAGGAAACATCGTGGCTGCAG GTCTGGCCTGGTTGGTGATTCCAAGAACCTGGGCACGCTTTTCTCTGGGATCACTAGACTTCCAGAGCTGGAGACTGTTTGTGGTCCTGTGCTCTGTTCCCAGCCTCACCTCAGCCCTCCTCTTTAGGCTGCTCATGCCCGAAAGCCCCAAGTTCCTCATGGAG GCTGCCCGGGAGAAGGAGGCGATTCATGTCTTCAAAGCGATGTTTGAGCTGAACATGTGGGGAAAAGGAAAGGATTTCCCA GAATTTGGTTTACGCACTAGCTCCAAGCAAAGAGGGGAATCAGAGGAGACCAGAACTCAGGGTTCACGTGGAGAGACACTTGGCTGTATTTTGAAAAAG GCCTTGGTGCCcattaaacaaatgtttaacgGTCAGTTCAAATCCAGGAGCATCGTGCTGCTCATTGTCTTCtactgcatttcatttgg ttattatGGGCTGTGGATGTGGTTCCCGGAGCTGTTTGAGAGAATTGAGGACGGTGGCTCGCCATGTGCCAACGTGTCCCTCCTGTCTCCACTCCCCAACCAAAGCTGCTACCCAGTCAAAACAGCAG TGTATATGGAGGGCTTCGTCATCGCTGCCTCCAACTTACCTGGAAACATCTTCACCATTCTTATGATGGACAGCACGGGAGGAAAGGCACTTCTGT cTTGCAGCCTGCTGGTGTCCAGTCTGAGCGTCATGCTCATCTATTTGGTCAAGACCAAAGCCCAGAGCCTGGCCCTCTCCTGTGTCTTCAGCGGCGTGTCAGTGATCTCCTGGAACGCCTTGGATGTGGTGGGGACAGAGCTCTACCCGACCCATATACG GAGTGGCCCGAGTGGCAGCGATCACGGGTAA